A genomic stretch from Bacteroidetes Order II. bacterium includes:
- a CDS encoding DUF3467 domain-containing protein, producing MQEQQNHDEGLNIELDEQTAEGIYSNLVMIAHSPEEFILDFIRMMPGVSKAKVKSRIIMTPQHAKRFLSAVEENIEKYESAYGPISEGHQFDGEIHFQFPGGEA from the coding sequence ATGCAAGAACAACAAAACCATGACGAAGGCTTGAATATCGAATTGGATGAACAAACCGCTGAAGGCATTTATTCCAATCTTGTAATGATTGCCCACTCGCCCGAAGAGTTTATTCTCGATTTTATTCGGATGATGCCGGGTGTATCTAAGGCGAAAGTGAAAAGTCGGATCATAATGACGCCTCAACATGCCAAACGATTTTTAAGTGCGGTTGAGGAGAATATCGAAAAATATGAATCTGCATATGGTCCGATTTCTGAAGGTCACCAATTTGATGGTGAAATTCATTTCCAGTTTCCCGGAGGTGAGGCCTGA